A genomic region of Persephonella marina EX-H1 contains the following coding sequences:
- a CDS encoding type II secretion system F family protein: MRFYLIEAIDQEGKKQKKVLSVTDESEIFPLLEFSGLIPLKIKKLPDYYRYLNIRKYIYRIKRQEIIEVLENLHLIVKSGLPINTGLMDLAEDAENPSLKEMLFDMAFKIQAGETLSQAAESYRDIFSDVVISLFKIGEETGSLDKTLKDAAEHLKKIEDLKAKTKQALIYPAFAFFSVLGAMIFWLVYVLPKIIDAFKDFNIELPATTVFIMKTSDFLRSYGIFLVVVIFILFILLQMLRKKNEKIRIETDRLILKIPVIGIIIENFNYAFFAEYVRLMIQAGLPLYQALNIMENAIRNYVFKTAIRNSRNEIELGRSFSDSLKKENVFSPLIIRMISIGEQTGALDEQLDYISNYYYNKVEYISQNIAKMIEPIIIGVVGGFMLIVMLGFIGPIYDLISQIGRM; this comes from the coding sequence ATGAGATTTTATCTAATTGAGGCTATTGATCAGGAAGGGAAGAAACAGAAGAAGGTTTTAAGCGTAACAGACGAGTCTGAGATATTTCCCCTTCTTGAGTTCTCTGGTCTTATACCTTTAAAGATTAAAAAGCTTCCAGATTACTACAGATACCTCAATATAAGAAAGTATATATACAGAATTAAAAGACAGGAAATAATTGAAGTTTTAGAGAATCTACATCTAATTGTAAAATCTGGACTTCCTATAAATACAGGACTTATGGATCTTGCAGAAGATGCAGAGAACCCATCATTAAAAGAGATGCTTTTTGATATGGCATTTAAAATACAGGCAGGTGAGACATTATCTCAGGCAGCAGAAAGCTACAGGGATATTTTCTCAGATGTTGTTATATCCCTTTTCAAGATTGGTGAGGAGACCGGAAGTCTTGATAAAACATTAAAGGATGCAGCTGAGCATCTAAAAAAGATTGAAGATCTGAAAGCAAAAACGAAACAGGCATTGATATATCCTGCATTTGCATTTTTCAGTGTTTTAGGTGCAATGATATTCTGGCTTGTTTATGTTCTCCCAAAGATAATCGATGCTTTCAAGGATTTTAATATAGAGCTTCCTGCAACAACTGTATTCATTATGAAAACATCAGATTTTTTAAGATCTTACGGTATATTTCTTGTTGTGGTTATTTTCATATTATTTATTCTTCTTCAGATGTTAAGAAAGAAGAATGAAAAGATAAGAATTGAGACAGACCGTCTAATTTTAAAGATACCTGTCATTGGCATAATCATTGAGAACTTTAATTATGCTTTTTTTGCTGAGTATGTAAGGCTTATGATACAGGCTGGACTTCCACTTTATCAGGCATTAAATATTATGGAAAATGCTATAAGAAATTATGTTTTTAAGACAGCCATAAGAAACTCAAGAAATGAGATTGAGCTTGGAAGATCATTTTCTGATTCCTTAAAAAAGGAGAATGTGTTTTCACCTCTGATCATAAGGATGATATCTATAGGAGAGCAGACAGGAGCTTTAGATGAGCAGCTTGACTATATATCAAATTACTATTACAACAAGGTTGAGTACATATCACAGAATATAGCCAAGATGATTGAGCCTATAATAATAGGTGTGGTGGGAGGATTTATGCTCATAGTTATGCTTGGATTTATAGGTCCTATATACGATCTGATATCACAGATCGGAAGAATGTGA
- a CDS encoding patatin-like phospholipase family protein gives MKIGIALSGGAVRGAAHIGVLKALEERGIKPDFISGSSAGSIVGAFYAAGYSPLEMEKIALNTKFLSYLKPELSFSALFSLEKLEKFLERYIGKKDISELEKKLFVCVTNLNKGIPEYKSKGDLFLWISASSSLPFIFKPVEYEGNLYIDGGIMDNLPVEPLKIHSDYIIGVDVNPLGTEERLNNAFSILIRSFYLAFRSNVELRKRVCDLFIQPEDLVDIGLFSAWRIKDAIDIGYRYTKNILNRNDLKI, from the coding sequence ATGAAAATAGGTATTGCTCTTTCAGGTGGTGCTGTAAGGGGGGCAGCACATATAGGCGTTCTTAAAGCTCTTGAGGAAAGAGGGATAAAACCTGATTTTATATCAGGATCAAGTGCAGGTTCTATAGTTGGTGCCTTTTATGCAGCAGGTTACTCTCCTCTCGAGATGGAAAAGATAGCATTAAACACAAAATTTCTCTCTTACTTAAAGCCTGAGCTTTCCTTTAGCGCACTTTTTTCCCTGGAGAAGCTGGAAAAATTTCTTGAAAGGTACATAGGCAAAAAAGATATATCTGAGCTTGAGAAGAAACTATTTGTTTGTGTCACAAATCTGAATAAGGGTATTCCAGAGTATAAATCAAAGGGGGATCTTTTTTTATGGATATCAGCATCTTCCTCACTTCCGTTTATATTCAAACCTGTTGAGTACGAGGGAAATCTCTATATAGACGGGGGGATTATGGATAACCTCCCTGTAGAGCCTTTAAAAATTCATTCAGACTATATAATCGGTGTGGATGTAAACCCTCTTGGAACAGAAGAGAGGCTCAACAACGCTTTTTCCATACTTATAAGGAGTTTTTATCTTGCTTTCAGATCAAATGTTGAACTGAGGAAAAGGGTGTGCGATCTTTTTATACAGCCTGAAGATCTTGTTGATATAGGTCTTTTTTCTGCCTGGAGAATAAAGGATGCTATAGATATAGGCTACAGATACACAAAGAATATTTTAAACAGGAATGATCTTAAGATATAG